One Marasmius oreades isolate 03SP1 chromosome 2, whole genome shotgun sequence DNA segment encodes these proteins:
- a CDS encoding uncharacterized protein (BUSCO:EOG092605VL), translated as MEVVNKVLGYISRWNDGGDVECRNFLVGPHSNSSDSSSIDILATAYEALLSATLTTRPPKHSLTVETLVSFVQSVFEHLPSTSSATRSSNFSALGEQLVDIVWSLDTTLDEILVDANTSINRCGEQPGDKFTSLLAKSNKTKQNVEADKVKIGSVVKRLLELGILDPTCCRERLDSAILENVGLIPDKALSEKKEIRLRTALFYKQNKFNLLREQSEGYSKLTVELTSNLGPAHSSSTGRPIETHDSIVERARPVWEKIISLIGYFDLDPNKVLDIILDVMSVHLATHYTFFIALLLYSPWSHLNVDQVKIKGEDMSTDPPVGQYQGKTLDEILSLADKRPIRSYKKKGPSVLAQVLGFKLAHYQSPEVREQPPKALYLAAAILIREGFIELEDLYPHLSPKDDDMDKVYQGYLKEVENRIQAAKFSHLAMAAPLESSGTTSKPKAAAPAESKTPEPKDPPDQKSALVSALLSVGSLKPAIAIMSKFPWIADAHPEIADLMIRVLTCSLEPLYDSQLVTKSRNTGFTQPRARYGTTGLVQPSPKKQTLTIWAPTPPSTHTTDFVFFFADWMDLIPVCTCLEDLEDVIEPLMRFIGLHISRDPLFLTKFVRLGRKHLSTVIPIEKQPAGEVESDHPIYAFWFKVSRMYLLPALSLIRGNAVCAVDIWNIIKLYDVTARWRLWGEWRSSTYKSHPELRIRQVQAEKESKGILRRLSHNTIDSLSGPFAKLCHSNPCILFSNCVTQIMAYDNLAQVVISALRYITIFGFDVLVFIILDALSNPNKERVKDDGVNTSDWLLSLASFAGMVFRRFGFDLTPYLRYITHQLQQGQTTEIVVLRELIWKMGGIEPLPSLSDSQIQAMAGGPALRIEAIASTTRGARLEPGDANLRAPQRLGKALVDGSLALPLLIQVAQQRQSAIFQARDAHLKSLASLYDTTHGVLLQYLELLTTPQVVSPEDYGNKVLPPLGDLAELYGICAPICMQIIRPVLHAQLRDTALKMVEEERKANEAREKGLKEKLTAKRETSSLSTSRVSSPALASKDNPDSDSKPDASENNEDVSMEAETKTVPESPWLPQLAVLFDEVKRTIPPHVYDVLGPGFYVTFWQLSTYDLSPPGSKYDDEMANLRALIRQEDSRYISADRAADRARRQLAPAHKARRDRYTTFVDTLTKEFKEQTICRAFTLKRLAREKQHWFPFGMKKSQRLVEVLIEHCLQPRCLLSPMDADFCAQFVKVMHTQGTPGFYTLGCYDKLLGDQVKVVLFSCSEYEARNYGRFLLGILTDLSKWHQDEQAYIQDNRSKVGGKTILHAGFQAKYQLPMPSEHQLKWKDFRNLLRKWHKKLANAFTESIQTREYMHVYNAIIVLKEVLPVFPLASVYQDGGVQLDRAVDQFLETEERGDLKILGRAYSASLKKRENLWTASKPVAKSSTPAAPSPKPVQSTGIPEKPRAAPPTGPSAQSSSSNDNKRPTGTLQPSVSAPSAPRAQLANPGKATQPPADHPTTNGTSVAGKSGMESVPRPPVVKRVRPEVSRPDSPQVPNGAFEPNKFASEQDDTENTGTGGQPPHSPRGPRWNEEKPPTEPLAVMPPPFAPSQTLSAHELRETAKQSISRPEKTAEERTPRPNNEPHSQTGSAAHSPRIRSSSPPTRPGTRNHSSESRTSGGRSRNERAEGEEKRTSDQSRGDSSRDHTGLIRRDSVTHSRSERRERGDGEREKDRESRRDRHGDRDRDRDRDRDRDRDRERDRHGDRHRRDDKDRDRESRKERESARNQNSGSTAPSEDRSVLQRPDNSRHRNGAEENLGKRRRGPDDEFERGSKRSSRKERDERRRLGDKESHEKLRESERPDRRRRERDTESEPRGLTGDKPSEKRSAESAQTMPSTPSSTKTLPSTTPSAPRAMSSNDVHKKSESGPGRSQRDHGPSSGSNAVPVEGSPGASLRSRIGDKPDTSSRPPVSSGPWKDDREGRKRTFGDREKDAGEGQGDQGVPKRPRIIRNRYQSAPGEASIARRALGFDPQPSEKSSEKGRRRD; from the exons ATGGAAGTGGTTAATAAAGTTCTGGGTTACATTTCTCGGTGGAACGATGGTGGAGACGTTGAATG TCGCAATTTTCTTGTCGGACCTCACTCTAATTCCTCTGATTCCTCCTCAATCGACATCTTGGCCACTGCCTACGAAGCCCTTTTGTCGGCTACTCTAACAACACGCCCCCCGAAACATTCTTTAACCGTCGAGACTCTTGTTTCTTTCGTCCAGTCGGTTTTTGAACACCTTCCTTCCACCTCCTCCGCCACTCGGTCTTCCAATTTTTCAGCACTCGGCGAACAATTGGTTGATATAGTATGGTCGCTCGACACCACACTTGACGAGATACTTGTTGACGCAAACACCTCAATCAATCGTTGTGGCGAGCAGCCTGGAGACAAATTCACCTCCCTTCTTGCAAAGTCAAACAAAACTAAGCAGAATGTAGAAGCAGACAAGGTTAAGATAGGTAGTGTCGTCAAAAGATTACTG GAACTGGGTATCCTCGACCCAACTTGTTGCCGAGAGCGACTAGATTCTGCTATACTGGAGAATGTTGGGCTTATTCCGGACAAGGCTCTCagtgagaagaaagagatcaGACTAAGGACCGCGTTATT CTACAAGCAGAATAAGTTCAACCTTCTGCGCGAACAATCCGAAGGGTACAGCAAGTTGACCGTCGAACTCACCAGCAATTTGGGTCCCGCTCACTCTTCCAGTACCGGCCGACCTATTGAGACTCATGATTCGATCGTTGAGAGGGCTCGTCCCGTCTGGGAGAAAATCATCAGTCTCATTGGTTATTTCGACTTGGACCCAAACAAAGTCCTCGATATCATCCTCGACGTCATGTCCGTCCATCTAGCCACACATTATACTTTCTTCATTGCACTTCTCTTGTACTCTCCCTGGTCCCATCTAAATGTGGATCAGGTCAAAATCAAGGGCGAGGATATGTCAACAGATCCACCTGTTGGACAGTATCAAGGCAAGACGTTGGACGAGATATTGTCGTTGGCGGATAAACGGCCGATACGGTCATACAAAAAGAAGGGCCCTAGCGTATTGGCGCAGGTACTTGGATTCAAGCTCGCGCACTATCAG TCCCCCGAAGTCCGGGAACAACCTCCGAAGGCACTATATCTCGCTGCTGCAATATTGATACGAGAGGGGTTTATTGAGTTGGAGGACTTGTATCCGCAT CTCTCACCAAAAGACGATGACATGGACAAAGTTTATCAAGGCTATTTGAAAGAGGTCGAGAATAGAATCCAGGCAGCCAAGTTCAGTCACTTGGCTATGGCCGCTCCCCTTGAATCCAGTGGAACCACCTCGAAACCCAAGGCGGCGGCACCAGCAGAATCCAAAACGCCAGAACCCAAAGATCCACCGGACCAGAAATCAGCCTTAGTTTCCGCCCTCTTGTCGGTCGGCTCCCTCAAACCAGCCATTGCAATCATGTCTAAATTTCCGTGGATTGCCGACGCTCATCCGGAAATTGCAGACCTTATGATTAGAGTGTTGACATGTTCTCTAGAGCCGTTATACGATTCTCAGTTGGTCACGAAAAGTCGAAATACAGGGTTCACTCAACCGCGCGCTAGATATGGCACGACTGGCTTGGTTCAGCCAAGCCCCAAGAAGCAGACGTTGACTATCTGGGCTCCAACTCCTCCTAGTACCCACACAACAGattttgttttcttttttgcaGATTGGATGGATCTGATTCCAGTGTGCACCTGTCTGGAGGATCTCGAAGATGTTATTGAACCTTTGATGCGATTTATAGGCCTGCATATCTCCCGCGATCCCTTATTCCTTACCAAATTTGTCAGACTTGGTCGCAAACATCTTTCCACTGTT ATCCCTATCGAAAAACAGCCAGCAGGAGAAGTCGAGTCAGACCACCCAATATACGCCTTCTGGTTCAAGGTTTCGAGGATGTATCTCCTCCCCGCGCTGTCTCTCATCAGAGGCAACGCTGTTTGTGCGGTCGATATTTGGAACATTATCAAATTGTATGATGTTACAGCAAGATGGAGGTTGTGGGGTGAATGGAGATCGTCGACTTACAAGTCGCACCCCGAACTTCGAATTCGCCAGGTTCAAGCCGAGAAAGAATCGAAAGGAATCTTGCGACGTCTTTCACATAATACCATCGATTCTCTCTCTGGCCCGTTCGCCAAATTATGCCATTCCAATCCCTGCATCCTATTCAGCAACTGTGTTACTCAAATCATGGCATATGATAACTTGGCACAAGTGGTGATATCAGCACTCCGATACATCACTATTTTTGGCTTTGACGTTCTGGTGTTTATTATCTTGGACGCTCTTTCTAATCCTAACAAAGAACGGGTGAAGGATGATGGTGTCAACACGTCGGATTGGCTGCTCA GCCTTGCCTCATTCGCAGGAATGGTGTTCAGGCGATTCGGATTCGATTTGACACCTTACCTGCGGTATATCACTCACCAACTTCAGCAAGGCCAAACAACCGAAATAGTCGTGTTGAGGGAACTTATATGGAAGATGGGTGGAATCGAACCTCTACCAAGTCTCTCGGACTCGCAAATACAGGCAATGGCAGGTGGTCCTGCATTGCGGATCGAAGCGATCGCTTCGACTACACGTGGAGCCCGGTTGGAACCGGGTGACGCTAATCTTAGAGCCCCCCAACGACTTGGCAAGGCGTTGGTTGACGGATCTCTAGCACTTCCTCTCCTCATACAAGTTGCACAACAAAGGCAGTCAGCTATTTTTCAAGCACGTGATGCACATCTCAAATCACTGGCAAGCTTGTATGATACA ACACATGGCGTCCTTCTCCAATATCTGGAACTTCTTACTACGCCTCAGGTTGTTTCGCCTGAGGATTATGGGAACAAGGTACTCCCACCATTGGGAGATTTGGCCGAGTTGTACGGTATCTGTGCTCCAATATGTATGCAAATCATACGTCCTGTTCTGCATGCTCAATTGCGG GACACTGCGTTGAAGAtggttgaagaagaacgcAAAGCAAATGAAGCGCGCGAGAAGGGTCTGAAGGAGAAGTTGACTGCCAAACGGGAGACGAGCTCTCTATCAACATCGAGAGTATCGTCTCCAGCCCTGGCAAGCAAAGATAATCCTGACTCTGACTCCAAACCAGACGCATCCGAGAATAACGAAGATGTGTCGATGGAGGCAGAAACGAAAACCGTTCCGGAG AGCCCATGGTTGCCTCAACTAGCCGTATTGTTCGATGAAGTCAAGAGGACTATACCGCCTCACGTATACGACGTCTTAGG CCCCGGATTCTACGTCACTTTTTGGCAACTCTCGACCTACGACTTGTCACCTCCTGGGTCCAAGTATGATGACGAGATGGCTAATCTCCGGGCTCTTATCCGACAAGAGGATTCAAGGTACATATCTGCGGACCGTGCTGCAGATCGTGCGAGACGGCAATTAGCCCCAGCTCATAAAGCTCGCCGTGATCGTTATACGACATTTGTAGACACTCTCACCAAAGAGTTCAAGGAGCAGACTATTTGTCGTGCTTTTACCCTGAAGCGCCTTGCGCGAGAAAAACAACACTGGTTTCCGTTCG GCATGAAGAAATCTCAAAGACTCGTGGAAGTTCTAATCGAGCATTGTTTACAACCGAGATGTCTCCTATCGCCCATGGATGCCGACTTTTGTGCACAGTTTGTGAAAGTGATGCACACACAAGGAACACCTGGGTTCTATACTCTCGGTTGCTATGATAAG CTTCTTGGGGACCAGGTTAAGGTTGTTCTGTTCTCCTGTAGTGAATATGAGGCTCGAAACTATG GTCGATTTTTACTGGGGATACTGACCGACTTGTCAAAATGGCATCAGGATGAACAGGCGTACATTCAAGATAATAGGTCGAAAGTCGGAGGAAAGACAATTTTACATGCTGGCTTTCAAGCTAAATACCAACTTCCAATGCCTTCGGAACATCAGTTGAAGTGGAAGGATTTCCGTAACCTCCTTCGGAAATGGCATAAAAAGTTGGCGAAC GCCTTCACGGAAAGCATTCAGACACGCGAATACATGCATGTGTATAACGCAATCATTGTCTTGAAAGAGGTCCTTCCTGTGTTCCCTCTTGCGTCTGTTTACCAGGATGGCGGTGTACAATTGGATCGTGCTGTGGATCAATTCCTCGAAACAGAGGAACGCGGGGACCTCAAAATTCTTGGCAGAGC TTATTCTGCAAGCTTGAAGAAGCGAGAAAATCTGTGGACAGCGTCCAAACCGGTTGCGAAG TCAAGTACACCTGCCGCCCCGTCCCCAAAACCGGTGCAATCCACTGGCATCCCGGAGAAACCGCGGGCAGCACCTCCTACAGGACCCAGTGCCCAAAGTTCCTCCAGTAATGATAATAAACGCCCTACCGGTACACTACAACCAAGCGTATCGGCTCCTTCTGCACCGCGGGCTCAACTCGCCAACCCCGGCAAAGCTACCCAACCTCCCGCTGATCATCCGACCACAAATGGAACCAGCGTCGCCGGGAAATCCGGGATGGAAAG TGTTCCTCGCCCTCCTGTCGTTAAACGTGTTCGCCCCGAGGTGTCAAGACCGGATTCACCTCAAGTACCGAATGGTGCCTTTGAGCCCAATAAATTCGCCTCTGAACAGGATGATACAG AGAACACTGGTACGGGCGGTCAACCGCCTCATTCACCACGTGGCCCTAGGTGGAACGAGGAAAAACCACCAACTGAACCTCTTGCTGTCATGCCTCCTCCCTTTGCTCCAAGTCAGACCCTTTCAGCCCACGAACTACGGGAGACGGCCAAGCAAAGTATAAGTCGCCCGGAGAAAACCGCTGAGGAGAGGACGCCTCGCCCAAACAACGAACCTCACAGTCAAACTGGTTCTGCAGCACACTCGCCTCGTATTCGGTCGTCGTCTCCTCCTACACGACCTGGTACAAGGAATCACAGTTCTGAAAGTCGGACCAGTGGCGGAAGAAGTCGCAACGAGCGTGCTGAAGGGGAAGAGAAACGAACATCGGATCAGTCGCGGGGTGACTCTTCTAGAGACCACACTGGACTGATACGACGTGATAGCGTTACGCACTCTCGTAGCGAGCGTAGAGAAAGAGGTGACGGTGAACGCGAAAAGGACCGAGAAAGCCGTCGTGATAGGCACGGCGACAGAGATCGTGACAGGGACCGTGACCGCGATAGAGACCGGGACCGCGAACGCGATAGACATGGTGatcgtcatcgtcgagaCGACAAAGATCGTGATAGGGAAAGTCGGAAGGAGCGAGAGAGCGCAAGGAACCAAAATAGTGGATCCACAGCACCGAGTGAAGACCGATCTGTACTTCAACGTCCCGATAACTCGAGGCATAGGAATGGCGCGGAGGAAAATCTTGGGAAACGAAGGAGAGGGCCCGATGACGAG TTTGAACGAGGATCCAAACGAAGTTCTCGTAAAGAACGAGATGAACGTAGGCGTCTTGGAGACAAAGAGAGTCATGAAAAACTACGTGAATCAGAAAGGCCGGACCGACgaaggagagagagggaCACGGAGTCAGAGCCTCGTGGTTTAACTGGAGATAAG CCCAGCGAAAAGCGCTCTGCCGAGAGTGCACAAACAATGCCATCCACACCTTCGTCCACGAAGACCCTTCCGTCCACCACACCTTCGGCTCCTCGAGCAATGTCTTCTAATGATGTACATAAAAAGAGTGAATCAGGCCCAGGACGTAGCCAGCGTGATCATGGACCCAGCTCAGGTTCAAATGCTGTTCCCGTCGAAGGATCCCCTGGTGCGAGTCTTCGTTCTCGCATAGGGGACAAGCCGGACACATCATCGCGCCCTCCTGTATCTTCTGGACCCTGGAAAGACGACCGTGAAGGTCGCAAAAGGACGTTCGGTG ATCGCGAAAAAGACGCCGGTGAAGGCCAAGGTGATCAGGGCGTTCCTAAACGTCCTCGCATCATTCGAAATCGATATCAGTCGGCCCCGGGCGAAGCGAGTATTGCACGGAGAGCACTGGGTTTCGACCCACAACCATCAGAAAAGTCGTCCGAGAAGGGTCGAAGAAGAGATTAA